In Paenibacillus dendritiformis, the DNA window GCCGAAGCGGATCATCTATGAGCAGTATTTCGGCGAGGCCGCAATCGCTCCGCTACTTGGCAGGGTAGGAGGCGATTATTCTGCTTAGAGATCTGCTGCTTGCCTATGGCGTCGTCGTCATGTACTACGTCATTATTGTCAACTCTATTTATTTCGGCATAATGCTGTTTTCTTTTAAGAGCATTTTCTCGATTGTTCGCCGCAAGCGCTATGCGCTGCGCAGCAATCTGGCGGGCTCGGAGCATGTACCGCCGGTATCGCTGCTCGTGCCGGCCTATAACGAAGAATTGACGATTATCGAAAATGTGAAGTCGCTTATGACGCTTAACTATCCGACCTATGAGATCATCGTCGTCAATGACGGCTCCAGCGACAATACGCTGCAGGTGATGATCGAGGAGTTCGGGATGTACCGCATGGACAATCTGGCCGTGCGCTACGCGGTCAATTGCACGAAGTTCCGGGGCGTCTATTACAATCCGGAATATCCGAATCTGTATCTTATCGACAAGGCGAATGGCGGGAAGGCCGACTCGCTCAACGCGGGGATCAACTTCTCCCACTATCCGCTCATCTCGTCGATCGACGCCGACTCGCTGCTGGAGAAAGACTCGCTTATTCAAATGGCGAACCTGTACATGTCCAATCCGGAGGAGTATGTCGCCATCGGAGGCAATGTGCGGATCGCCAATGGCTGCAAAATCGAGAACGGCACCGTCACCGAGGTGAGACTGCCGAAGAAGTGGTGGCCGATGTTCCAGACGCTGGAGTATTTGAAGGCGTTCCTCGGCGGCCGGATCGGCTGGGGCGCAATCAACGGGCTGATTATCGTCTCGGGCGCGTTTGGCCTGTTCCGCAAGGATTATGTCATCAAGGTTGGCGGGTACCGCGAAGGGTATCCGGGCGAGGACATGAACATCATTATCAAGCTGCACCGCTATATGCTGGAAAATAAACTGCCGTACCGCGTCGCGTTCTGCCCGGAAGCGGTCTGCTGGACGCAGGCGCCGGATACGTATCATATTTTGTCCAATCAGCGCAAGCGCTGGGGACGCGGCAATCTGAAAAACATGATCGAGAACTACGACATGGCGTTCCGTCCGAAGTACAAAGTATTCGGCTTGCTCTCGATGCCGTATACGATTTTGTTCGAGGCGCTGAATCCGTATTTCAAGGTCACGGGCTTGCTCGCCTTGATCGGCTATGCCTTCCTGGATATGACGCAGTGGCCGATCGTGCTTATCTTCATGCTGATTAACTTCCTGTCCGGCATGCTGCTTGCCATCGGTTCGCTGCTGCTGGAGGAGATCGCCTTCAAGCGATATCCGCGGATTAGCGATCTGTTCCGTATGCTCGCATTCAGCGTGCTCATGTTCTTCGGCTATCGCCAGTTGGGAGGTCTATGGCGGATTCAAGGCCATATTCAATATTTCCAGAACAACAACTCGTGGGGGGCGATGACCCGCCAGAGCTGGCAAGAGGAGAGCAAGCCGGTCAAGTCGGCTTGACGATAACCGTTGGGAAAGGTGGTATTTCCGAAAATGCTGAACTCGGTAATGAAACCGGAAGCTGCATCGTCTGTCAAAGAAAAGGTCCATCGCTTGTGCGCCAAGGACAGCGGCTGTCTGGGGGTGATTCTTCTGCACGCCCAGCCGTTCGGTTCGAACTGGGAAGCGCAGGCGCGGGAGTGGCTCTCGGCTGACCGTAATCTCCGCTTCGAGCTGATGCGGGATGCGGCCCATGACATTCTGGCCGTCCTGCTGCCGGATTGCGCGCTCGACATGACCCACTATCATGCGCTGCAGCTGAAGATGCTGCTCGAGCAGAGTCATGTCGGCAAGCCGATCGTATGCGCGATAGCCGCGCCGGACAACCCGGCGGAAGCGGAAGCGCTCCTCTTCGACCGCTGGTCGGAGCTGAAGACGATGGACGGAACCGCAGGCATCTGGATCCTGCACGATGAACTGGAGGCGCCTGACGCGAAGAAAATTCTTATCGTCGACCATGACGACAGCGTGCGCGAGTTCCTGCAGATCCAGCTGAAGCTCCAGGGATATGAGGTGCACGCGGCGACCGACGCGATCACCGCCCTGGACATGATTCGGAAGGAAGGCTACGACCTCATCGTCACCGAGCTGAATTTGTACGGGTTGAACGGCTTGCCGTTCATTTCCCAGATTCAGAAGATGGACCTCGCCAAGGAGCCCAAAATCGTCATTTTGTCGGAGCAGCGCGTAGGAAGCACCATTGAGCACTGCTTCCAGCAGGGCGTCAGCGATTATATTACGAAGCCGTTCTCGCCGGCGGATTTGGACGCCAGAATCAGAAGCTGTTTGTAAATAGATAGATAAGTGCGCGTTCCCGCAGGCCGCCAACTGGTCGGCGGGGACAACCTCTATAACCCAATTCTTCTATGGAAGGTGAAGCCTGTGAACATGTATGCCGCCAATTTGAAACACAACATCGAAAACCAATCGTCTGTCGTCGGAGTCATCGGTCTCGGATATGTCGGTCTGCCGCTTGCAGTCGAGATGTGCAAGCAAGGGTTCCGCGTCATCGGAATTGACCTGAATCCTTCCAAGATCGCCAGCATCCGCAAAGGGCACTCCTACATTAAAGACGTCAGCGATGAGACGCTGCAACAATGCATGGACACAGGACGGTTCATGGCTACGAACGAGTTCGAGCAGATCCGCGAGATGGATGCGGTCAGCATTTGCGTTCCGACGCCGCTGAGCGAGAATCAGGATCCGGACACGTCGTACATTACGCAAGTCGTGGATCAATTGAAGCAGTATATGAAGAAGGGGACCCTCATTACGCTGGAGAGCACGACGTATCCCGGCACGACGGAGGAGCTCATTCAACGGGAGATCGAGAAGCTCGGCTACCGCGCGGGAGAGGATTTCTTCCTCTGCTTCTCGCCGGAACGGGTCGATCCTTCCAATACGAAATACAATACGTTCAATACGCCGAAGGTCATCGGCGGGGCCACCCCGGCCTGCCTGGAGCTGGGGACCGCGCTCTACAGCCGCGTCGTCATGCAAGTCGTGCCGGTCTCGTCCACGAAGGTGGCCGAAATGTCGAAGCTGCTGGAGAACACGTTCCGCAGCATCAATATTGCCTTCATCAACGAGATGGCGATGATGTGCGACCGGATGAGCATCGACATCTGGGAAGTCATCGAGGCCGCTTCGACGAAGCCGTTCGGATTCATGCCGTTCTACCCGGGACCGGGCATCGGCGGCCATTGCATCCCGCTCGATCCGATGTATCTGTCCTGGAAGGCGAAGGGCTTCCGCTTCTACAGCAAATTCATCGATATTGCCCAATCAATTAACGCGAACATGCCGTATTATGTCGTCGAGAAGACCGGGCGGATTTTGAATCAGAGCGCCAAATCGCTCAATCATTCCAAAATCCTTATCCTTGGGATGGCATACAAGCCCGATATCGACGATCTGCGGGAATCGCCGGGACTGGAAGTGTACGAGCTGTTCAAGGCGAGCGGCGCCAATGTCGATTACTACGATCCGCACGCCACTCACTTCGTCAGCAAGTCGGGCAAAATGGTGCGCACCATCGACTACAGTCTGGCCGAGTTCGCGAATTATGACTGCATGGTGCTGATCACGAATCATCAGTCGTTCGACTATGAGCAGCTGGCGGATCTCGGGCTTCCGATTCTGGATACCCGCAACGCCTTCAAGGGCATTGAGCGGCCGAACATTTTCAAGCTGGGCAATTCGGTGCAGCAAATTCAGAGCGAGTGGGATCAGGTTGTTTTGGTCTAGACCGCTGCTGTGGTGGTTCCGCCGGAGCGAGGAAGGCGGTTGGCGGCCCTCGTTCCTTACCGGGCAGCACGGGCTGAAGATGGCCGTGTTGCTCTGCTATTTGGTGGTCGCTTCTCTGCTGCTCAGCCAGGCCGGAACGGAAAATACGCGGGCGACCTGGGTGTGGGAGACGCGGTGGATGGCGGAAGCGCCGGCCGATATCGTCTCCTTCGCGCAGGCGCAGCGAATCAATCTGATCTATCTTCAGATTGATCAGGAGCAGGAAGCCGAGTCTTACCGCCGCTTCATTCGCATGGCCCGCGAGGCCGGCATCCAGGTGCACGCCCTGGAAGGGAAGCCCGAGTGGGCCATCCCCGATCGCCGCGAGGAGGGCGTCGGCTTTATCCGCTGGGTCCGCGATTACAATGCGGCCGTGCCGGAGGAGGAGCGGTTCAGCGGCGTCCATTTCGATGTCGAGCCTTATCTCCTGCCGGGCTGGAAGGAGGAGCAGGCTCGTATTGTGGAGGAATGGACGGACAGCATGGACCGCTGGATTCGCGAGGCCCGGGAGGCGGGACTGTTCATCGCGGCCGATGTGCCCTTCTGGCTGGACAAGATTCCGGCGCCAGGGGAGGACGCCTCGATGAGCGTCTGGGTGCAGGAACGGTTCGACGCCATCACGATTATGGCGTACCGCAACCACGTCAATGCGATCTATGACGTGGCCGCCGCCGATCTGAGCGTCGGGGAGCGGCTGAACCGTCCGGTCTTCGTCGGCGTCGAGCTGGGCCGGACCGACGAAGGCGAGAGCGTATCGTTCCATGGCCAGTCCGAGCATTATTTTGATTACCATCTGCGGGCATTGGAGCGGCAGGGAGGGCGTCATCCGTCCTTTGCCGGCGTCGCCATCCATCATCTGCGGGCATGGTACGAAATGGTGTATGGAGCGGAGTGAACTGGATCTATAGGAGCCTTATCCATGCCCTTTGTTGGAGTTTTAATAAGGTCTTCCCGTATACACCCTTCTTCATTGAATGACAAAATCCGCAGCTTCAAATATCTCGTTTGAGAATGTTACTTGAATTGCGGTTATTGAAAATAAGATGAGGGGCTGAGTAAGCCAGCCCCTCGATACGGTAATAATTTATTTTTCACACTTCTAATCCAGCTCCCTATTCATTAACGACTGAAGCTCACTGAATTTTTAATTGTAACTATTTACACCATCCAAATTCAGGTCCTTTAGAATGTTAGTTACATGACCCTATCCAAAAACATCTGACTTATATCTATCATGATATCCAGCAAAGGATAAAGTACCTGTAATCACTGCTCTCATCATTCCAAAGCCAGCATGAAACGTCGGTGCTCCCCTATCCCCTTTAGCTGCTTTAGCCTTTACAAGCCTCGTGTTGCCCGGTTGCCGCAACCCCTTCCGTCATGGTTCAATAAGAGAGAATATAACGCAAAGGAGCGGGGACGGATGGGATTTCAGACCGAGTTCAATTCCGTATGCAAGTTCAAGAAGGAGCAGGAATTATATGAACTGCTGGAATATGGACGCTGCAAAATGACCAAGGAAGGCTTCCGGATCTATCCGACCGGCCAGATGGTCATCGCTTATTCGCCGGACAATACGGCGGTTGCGATTGTGAAGATCAGCGCCTCCATCGCCGAGATTAATTTTCAGGGCGAGGAAGTGACGGCGGTCGAGATGGAGCTCGTCCGCAGATTGAACGAAGAAGAGTCCCGGGTCCAGACCGCTCTGGCCCACGAGATGTTCTTCGGCAATCCGAAGCGCGCCTAGCTCCGCAAGCGCGTCCTGGAATAGAAGCGCCTCATGCCGGTTATCCGGGACGAAGGGCTTCTATTTTTGATCCGGGGCGAGAAAAGGGAAGCCGATGGAGCGCCACGGTTCCGGTTGGGGGAAATAGGGCATTCTAGGAATAAGAATGCCTGCGCGCCTCTTGCGACGCAGAGGAAAAGGAGTCTGATTCCATGCTTGTCCGATTCGGGTACGTGGCCATGTCGATGGTGGTGGCGAACGCATCCCCGTCGCGCACAATGACGTTTAAGCGCTTCCAGGCGCTGCCCGATCGCGAGGCAGCGCTGCGCAAGCTGGAGCGAATTGCGGCGGAGAATCTGCATAATACCCTTCGGCTGTTGAAGCATAACCGCGCGCATGATATCCGGCTGTACCGGATGTCCTCGAAGCTCATTCCGCTGGCGACCCACGAGGCGCTGGCCGATTGGGATCCGTTCCCGGCGCTGCGGGACGGTTTCGCGGCTGTCGGCGATTATGCGAAGCGGCACGGCATGCGCCTGTCATTCCATCCCGATCACTTCACGGTCCTCAGCACGACGCGGAAGGAGGTGCTGGAGAGCTCGAAGCGCGATCTGGGCTTCCATCTGCGGATGCTGCAGGCGATGGGGCTTGACGCCCGGGCGAAGAACAATATCCATATCGGCGGAGCCTACGGCAACAAGCGAGCGGCCGGAGAACGGTTCGTTCGCCACGCGGAGGCACTGCCGGAAGATCTGCTGCGGCGTCTGACGCTGGAAAATGACGACAAGACCTTCACGGCGGCGGAGACGCTGGCCGTCTGTGAGCGGGTTGGATTGCCAATGGTCCTCGACATTCATCATCATCAGGTAAATAATGAAGGCGAACCGCTGGAAGAGCTGTGGCCCCGCATCGCCAAGACTTGGCAGACGCCGTATGCCCAGGCCGACGCCCCGCCGGACGATCCGCTTCCGCCGAAGATTCATGTCTCCAGCCCGAAGAGCGAGAAGGATATCCGCGGTCATGCCGATGAAGTCGATGTTGGGCCGCTGCTTGATTTTCTGCGGGTGGCTGCCGCCCATACGCAGCGGCTGGACGTGATGATTGAGGCGAAGCACAAAGACAAGGCCCTGTTCAAGCTGATGGACGATCTCGCGGCATGCGAGGGAGAAGGGGTGGCGATCGCGGATCAGGCCAGCGTTCGAATCGAGCCGTAATGGACTTCCACTTGAAAATGTGGCGAAAATACGATACGTTGGACACAGAACGTTTACTGCTTGATTGCGGCTATGATCCGCGATGAAGCGAGTGGGCGAGAGGAGGAAGGTTGAAGCAATGACTCAATTATTGGCAGGTAAAAATATCGTCGTCATGGGCGTCGCGAACGATCGCAGCATCGCCTGGGCGATTGCGCAGTCTTTGGCCGCCCAGGGCGCAAGATTGGCATTTACATATGAGAGCGAACGGGTGGAAGGCCGCGTGCGGAAGCTGGCGGAGACGATTCCGAATTCGCTCGTTCTCCCTTGCAACGTGACTGTCGATGAAGACATTGAGGCGCTGGCAAGCCGGCTGCGGGAAGAATTCGGCACGCTGCACGGACTGGTGCACAGCATTGCCTTCGCGAAGACGGAGGAACTGCAAGGGATGTACGTCGACACGTCCCGCGCAGGCTTCGCCTTGGCGCATGACATCAGCGCTTATTCGCTCGTCGCGGTGGCTCAGCGCCTGCATCCGCTGATGACGGAAGGCGGCAGCATCATGACGATGACGTATCTGGGCGCTGAGCGCGCGATGAAGAATTACAACGTCATGGGCGTGGCGAAGGCGGCGCTAGAGGCGTCGGTACGCTATTTGGCGAATGATCTCGGACAACATAACATTCGCGTCAACGCGATCTCGGCCGGACCGATCCGCACATTGGCTGCGAAGGGCATCAGCGATTTCAACTCCATCCTCAAGGAAGTGGAAGAGAAGGCGCCGCTCCGCCGCACGACGGACGCCGCAGAGGTGGGCGATACCGCGATGTTCCTGATGAGCCATCTGTCGCGAGGCATCACGGGAGAAGTAATTTATGTAGACGGCGGTTTCCATATTATCGGAGTATAACACGATAGTTACGGGACGCTGCAGCAGGCGTCCGCCTTGCGGGATCGATCTCATTCGAGGCCGGTTCCTCAAGGCGGATTTTCTGTATCTTCCGGTGTAAAGGCAGGAACGGGATGCGCGATCCGATGATTGGGCCAGTCGCAATTCGATGAAACCCGGCGGTTGCAGGAACGTAGAATAGGTAGGGGTAGTCCGTTCCATTTTTTACAGAAAGTAGCGTGATTGTTTTGAATACGAAGGAAAAAGTTCCATACATCGTGTCCAGCAAAAGCCACACCGCGGTAGCGGTCAATTGCGCGGCGAAGGCGGGCGAATGGATCAAGAGCAAGCTTGGGCAGTTCAAGTCGCTTCATATAAAGTCATCCATGCATGACCTTGTTACGGAAGTGGACAAAGGCGCGGAGCAAATGATCCGCAAGCTGATATTGACCCATTTTCCGGACCATGCCATTCTGGGCGAAGAAGGGGTGGAGCCAGGCAGCGACGCTTCCAAGCAAGCCTGGGAACAGGTGAAGAACGAGGAGTATGTATGGGTTATCGATCCGCTGGACGGCACGACGAACTACGTCCACGGCTTCCCGTTCTATTCCGTCTCGATCGCGCTGGCCCATCAGGGCGAAGTTATCGTCGGCGTCGTCTATGACCCGATGCGCGACGAGTTGTTCGTCGCGGAGAAGGGCAAAGGCGCCTACGTGCACGGCCGCCGCATGCAGGTCGCTCCGGAGAAGGAATTGTCCGGCAGTCTGATAGCGAGCGGCTTCCCGACCGAGCGTACCCGCGCCCTGCCCGCCAACCTGGCGGGCATTCAGGCGCTGGCGCCGCAGGTGCGGAATATCCGCACGGCGGGCTCGGCTGCGCTGCACATGGCTTATGTCGCAGCCGGCAGGCTGACCGGATTCTGGGAGCTGAATCTGAATGCATGGGATTTGGCCGCAGGCAGTCTGCTCATTCGCGAATCCGGCGGACAGATTACCGATACGTACGGACAGCCGTATCATCTGGGCGTGCGCGATGTCGTCGCGAGCAACGGCGCCATCCATGACGCCTTCATCGGAGCGTTGGAGGCGGCGGGAGCGCAAGGGTAACAACCCGGCTTCACATCGCGGGCCTTCGAACCGGCGGCTGCGGCTTCGCTCGGCACCGGTTGTCCGGATGCGGGCAGGCTGCTTCATCATCAGCAGGAGCGTGTTTTCTCGAACAAGCCTATGAATT includes these proteins:
- the fabI gene encoding enoyl-ACP reductase FabI, which produces MTQLLAGKNIVVMGVANDRSIAWAIAQSLAAQGARLAFTYESERVEGRVRKLAETIPNSLVLPCNVTVDEDIEALASRLREEFGTLHGLVHSIAFAKTEELQGMYVDTSRAGFALAHDISAYSLVAVAQRLHPLMTEGGSIMTMTYLGAERAMKNYNVMGVAKAALEASVRYLANDLGQHNIRVNAISAGPIRTLAAKGISDFNSILKEVEEKAPLRRTTDAAEVGDTAMFLMSHLSRGITGEVIYVDGGFHIIGV
- a CDS encoding SGNH/GDSL hydrolase family protein; protein product: MFWSRPLLWWFRRSEEGGWRPSFLTGQHGLKMAVLLCYLVVASLLLSQAGTENTRATWVWETRWMAEAPADIVSFAQAQRINLIYLQIDQEQEAESYRRFIRMAREAGIQVHALEGKPEWAIPDRREEGVGFIRWVRDYNAAVPEEERFSGVHFDVEPYLLPGWKEEQARIVEEWTDSMDRWIREAREAGLFIAADVPFWLDKIPAPGEDASMSVWVQERFDAITIMAYRNHVNAIYDVAAADLSVGERLNRPVFVGVELGRTDEGESVSFHGQSEHYFDYHLRALERQGGRHPSFAGVAIHHLRAWYEMVYGAE
- a CDS encoding inositol monophosphatase family protein; amino-acid sequence: MNTKEKVPYIVSSKSHTAVAVNCAAKAGEWIKSKLGQFKSLHIKSSMHDLVTEVDKGAEQMIRKLILTHFPDHAILGEEGVEPGSDASKQAWEQVKNEEYVWVIDPLDGTTNYVHGFPFYSVSIALAHQGEVIVGVVYDPMRDELFVAEKGKGAYVHGRRMQVAPEKELSGSLIASGFPTERTRALPANLAGIQALAPQVRNIRTAGSAALHMAYVAAGRLTGFWELNLNAWDLAAGSLLIRESGGQITDTYGQPYHLGVRDVVASNGAIHDAFIGALEAAGAQG
- the uvsE gene encoding UV DNA damage repair endonuclease UvsE, which produces MLVRFGYVAMSMVVANASPSRTMTFKRFQALPDREAALRKLERIAAENLHNTLRLLKHNRAHDIRLYRMSSKLIPLATHEALADWDPFPALRDGFAAVGDYAKRHGMRLSFHPDHFTVLSTTRKEVLESSKRDLGFHLRMLQAMGLDARAKNNIHIGGAYGNKRAAGERFVRHAEALPEDLLRRLTLENDDKTFTAAETLAVCERVGLPMVLDIHHHQVNNEGEPLEELWPRIAKTWQTPYAQADAPPDDPLPPKIHVSSPKSEKDIRGHADEVDVGPLLDFLRVAAAHTQRLDVMIEAKHKDKALFKLMDDLAACEGEGVAIADQASVRIEP
- a CDS encoding glycosyltransferase family 2 protein — encoded protein: MYYVIIVNSIYFGIMLFSFKSIFSIVRRKRYALRSNLAGSEHVPPVSLLVPAYNEELTIIENVKSLMTLNYPTYEIIVVNDGSSDNTLQVMIEEFGMYRMDNLAVRYAVNCTKFRGVYYNPEYPNLYLIDKANGGKADSLNAGINFSHYPLISSIDADSLLEKDSLIQMANLYMSNPEEYVAIGGNVRIANGCKIENGTVTEVRLPKKWWPMFQTLEYLKAFLGGRIGWGAINGLIIVSGAFGLFRKDYVIKVGGYREGYPGEDMNIIIKLHRYMLENKLPYRVAFCPEAVCWTQAPDTYHILSNQRKRWGRGNLKNMIENYDMAFRPKYKVFGLLSMPYTILFEALNPYFKVTGLLALIGYAFLDMTQWPIVLIFMLINFLSGMLLAIGSLLLEEIAFKRYPRISDLFRMLAFSVLMFFGYRQLGGLWRIQGHIQYFQNNNSWGAMTRQSWQEESKPVKSA
- a CDS encoding response regulator — encoded protein: MLNSVMKPEAASSVKEKVHRLCAKDSGCLGVILLHAQPFGSNWEAQAREWLSADRNLRFELMRDAAHDILAVLLPDCALDMTHYHALQLKMLLEQSHVGKPIVCAIAAPDNPAEAEALLFDRWSELKTMDGTAGIWILHDELEAPDAKKILIVDHDDSVREFLQIQLKLQGYEVHAATDAITALDMIRKEGYDLIVTELNLYGLNGLPFISQIQKMDLAKEPKIVILSEQRVGSTIEHCFQQGVSDYITKPFSPADLDARIRSCL
- a CDS encoding nucleotide sugar dehydrogenase, with protein sequence MYAANLKHNIENQSSVVGVIGLGYVGLPLAVEMCKQGFRVIGIDLNPSKIASIRKGHSYIKDVSDETLQQCMDTGRFMATNEFEQIREMDAVSICVPTPLSENQDPDTSYITQVVDQLKQYMKKGTLITLESTTYPGTTEELIQREIEKLGYRAGEDFFLCFSPERVDPSNTKYNTFNTPKVIGGATPACLELGTALYSRVVMQVVPVSSTKVAEMSKLLENTFRSINIAFINEMAMMCDRMSIDIWEVIEAASTKPFGFMPFYPGPGIGGHCIPLDPMYLSWKAKGFRFYSKFIDIAQSINANMPYYVVEKTGRILNQSAKSLNHSKILILGMAYKPDIDDLRESPGLEVYELFKASGANVDYYDPHATHFVSKSGKMVRTIDYSLAEFANYDCMVLITNHQSFDYEQLADLGLPILDTRNAFKGIERPNIFKLGNSVQQIQSEWDQVVLV